A genomic segment from Bradyrhizobium sp. CB1015 encodes:
- a CDS encoding Spy/CpxP family protein refolding chaperone, which yields MVRPIVGIAAMAFACMLAGAALAKGGHGGGHGGGHGHGHGGGHGHHGGGHFRGHGGGHAHGGGHHRGMRFTTGARRGGPSFGQIRNAAIRPTNFRNAWNASAFRNGRLVSNPAARAQIAAAAALAGWSGASSGWWQHPGGGYGWVGPLFWPFAYNDLYDYTIWGDGLGFWGYGYPDIYAGIFGPYGYDRLSAYLPQQPHGRRRARSAPLDQLCGSDRRAIVGLPIDQIAAAVQPTDAQGAALDALGNASIDAAALIRTSCPTQAAATAPGRLAAMQQRVEAMQKAVELVQPALETFYGSLNDEQKARFNALADDQRRATASNNAGGSSVQTCSASAAFDWPGATIEDRLRPNDTQRAALQVLQDTSAKVSASLKAACEPNEVMTPPARMAAIRKRLDVMLEGIKSVRAALDDFYATLNDEQKAQFEAIGPRRMS from the coding sequence ATGGTGCGACCGATCGTTGGAATTGCCGCAATGGCCTTTGCCTGCATGCTGGCGGGTGCGGCGCTGGCGAAGGGCGGCCATGGCGGTGGCCATGGAGGCGGCCACGGCCATGGCCATGGAGGCGGGCATGGCCATCACGGCGGCGGCCATTTCCGTGGGCACGGCGGCGGGCACGCGCATGGCGGCGGGCATCATCGCGGGATGCGGTTCACAACCGGTGCCCGACGTGGCGGCCCGAGCTTCGGTCAGATCCGCAATGCCGCGATACGGCCGACGAACTTCCGCAACGCCTGGAACGCCAGCGCATTCCGCAACGGCCGGCTGGTCAGCAATCCCGCGGCCCGCGCGCAGATCGCCGCGGCGGCGGCACTCGCCGGCTGGAGCGGCGCAAGCAGCGGATGGTGGCAACATCCGGGTGGCGGCTATGGCTGGGTCGGGCCGCTGTTCTGGCCGTTCGCCTATAACGACCTCTACGATTACACGATCTGGGGCGACGGGCTCGGCTTCTGGGGCTACGGCTATCCGGACATCTATGCCGGCATTTTCGGCCCCTACGGTTATGATCGCCTGTCGGCCTATCTGCCGCAGCAGCCGCATGGACGGCGGCGGGCGCGCAGCGCACCGCTCGATCAGCTCTGCGGCAGCGATCGCCGCGCCATCGTCGGCCTGCCGATCGATCAGATCGCAGCCGCGGTGCAGCCGACCGATGCGCAAGGCGCCGCCCTCGATGCGCTCGGCAACGCCTCGATCGACGCGGCGGCGCTGATCCGCACATCCTGTCCGACGCAGGCCGCAGCGACGGCGCCCGGCCGGCTCGCCGCCATGCAGCAGCGGGTCGAGGCGATGCAGAAGGCCGTCGAGCTGGTCCAGCCCGCGCTCGAGACATTCTATGGTTCGCTCAACGACGAGCAGAAGGCGCGCTTCAATGCGCTCGCCGACGATCAGCGTCGTGCCACCGCATCGAACAATGCGGGCGGATCGTCGGTGCAGACTTGCAGCGCGTCTGCCGCGTTCGATTGGCCTGGTGCCACGATCGAGGACAGACTTCGTCCCAACGACACCCAGCGCGCGGCGCTCCAGGTGCTGCAGGACACCAGCGCCAAAGTCAGCGCATCGCTCAAGGCGGCCTGCGAGCCCAATGAGGTGATGACGCCGCCGGCACGCATGGCCGCGATCCGCAAGCGCCTCGACGTGATGCTGGAGGGGATCAAGTCGGTGCGGGCGGCGCTCGATGATTTCTACGCCACGCTCAACGACGAGCAGAAGGCGCAGTTCGAGGCGATCGGCCCGCGCCGCATGTCCTGA
- a CDS encoding FAD-binding oxidoreductase yields MGTTITNNPPRPEPKALASALEQLAARFGNRLITSHAVREQHGHTTTWIPNQPPDGVVMAQETADIQDAVRICAKHRVPVIPFGTGTSLEGQVNAPAGGISIDLRDMNKVLAVHAEDLDCVIQPGVTRKALNEHLRDQGLFFPIDPGADASLGGMASTRASGTNAVRYGTMRDSVLALKVVRGDGEIITTGTRAKKSSAGYDLTHLFVGAEGTLGIISELTIRLRGIPETIAAGAVSFETVHGACQAVILAIQTGIPVARIELLNAAQVKACNAYSKLTLPETPLLLLEFHGSEIEVAEQSKAFGEIAKDCGGGDFSWTTKPEDRTKLWQARHDAYWSVKALRPGDSIGVVATDVCVPISRLADCVSETEEDLKRLNLLSPIVGHVGDGNFHCSLVCDTNDAEEMARGEEFMHRLVERAQAMDGTCTGEHGIGQGKQKYLKAELGPEALDAMRTLKKALDPLNIFNPGKIVPEA; encoded by the coding sequence GTGGGTACGACCATCACCAATAATCCGCCGCGGCCGGAGCCGAAAGCCCTCGCGAGCGCGCTGGAGCAGCTTGCCGCACGCTTCGGCAACCGCCTCATCACCTCGCACGCCGTGCGCGAGCAGCACGGCCATACCACCACCTGGATCCCCAACCAGCCGCCGGACGGCGTGGTGATGGCGCAGGAGACCGCCGACATCCAGGACGCGGTCCGGATCTGCGCCAAGCATCGCGTGCCGGTCATTCCCTTCGGCACCGGCACCTCGCTCGAGGGCCAGGTCAACGCGCCCGCCGGCGGCATCTCGATCGACCTGCGCGACATGAACAAGGTGCTCGCGGTGCATGCCGAGGACCTCGACTGCGTGATCCAGCCCGGCGTCACCCGCAAGGCGCTGAACGAGCATCTGCGCGACCAGGGCCTGTTCTTCCCGATCGATCCCGGCGCGGATGCTTCGCTCGGCGGTATGGCCTCGACCCGTGCCTCCGGCACCAATGCGGTGCGCTACGGCACCATGCGCGACAGCGTGCTGGCGCTGAAGGTGGTGCGCGGCGACGGCGAGATCATCACCACGGGAACGCGCGCCAAGAAATCCTCGGCGGGCTACGACCTGACGCATCTGTTCGTCGGCGCCGAAGGCACGCTCGGCATCATCTCGGAATTGACCATTCGCCTGCGCGGCATTCCCGAGACGATCGCGGCCGGCGCGGTGTCGTTCGAGACCGTGCACGGCGCCTGTCAGGCTGTGATCCTGGCGATCCAGACCGGCATTCCCGTGGCGCGTATCGAGCTGCTCAATGCCGCGCAGGTGAAGGCCTGCAACGCCTATTCCAAGCTGACGCTGCCGGAGACGCCGCTGCTTTTGCTGGAATTTCACGGCAGCGAGATCGAGGTCGCCGAGCAGTCCAAGGCCTTCGGCGAGATCGCAAAGGACTGCGGCGGCGGCGATTTCTCCTGGACCACCAAGCCGGAGGATCGCACCAAGCTGTGGCAGGCGCGGCACGATGCCTATTGGTCGGTGAAGGCGCTGCGGCCCGGCGACAGCATCGGCGTGGTCGCGACCGACGTCTGCGTGCCGATCTCGCGGCTCGCCGACTGCGTTAGCGAGACCGAGGAGGATCTCAAGCGGCTCAATTTGCTGTCGCCGATCGTCGGCCATGTCGGTGACGGCAATTTCCACTGCTCGCTGGTGTGCGACACCAACGATGCCGAGGAGATGGCGCGCGGCGAGGAGTTCATGCATCGCCTGGTCGAACGCGCGCAGGCGATGGACGGCACCTGCACCGGCGAGCACGGCATCGGCCAGGGCAAGCAGAAATATCTCAAGGCGGAGCTCGGCCCCGAGGCGCTCGATGCGATGCGGACGCTGAAGAAGGCGCTCGATCCGCTCAACATCTTCAATCCAGGCAAGATCGTGCCGGAGGCATAA
- a CDS encoding thioesterase family protein, whose translation MPETAASTPNAAPFRASIMQVEPQWIDYNGHLNMAYYNVMFDRAIDEFWLELGIGPVYKKERHGSTFTAECHVRYLREIHLGDPVQILVWLLDADDKRLHTFEEMRHASEGWLSATSENMSLHMDMKARRVAPFPPDIQQRIAGVAKSHSALTRPEGIGRSVAMPSKR comes from the coding sequence ATGCCGGAGACCGCCGCCTCAACGCCCAATGCCGCGCCGTTCCGCGCCTCGATCATGCAGGTCGAGCCGCAATGGATCGACTATAACGGCCATCTCAACATGGCCTATTACAACGTGATGTTCGACCGGGCGATCGACGAGTTCTGGCTCGAGCTCGGGATTGGCCCGGTCTACAAGAAGGAGCGCCACGGCTCGACCTTCACCGCCGAATGCCACGTGCGCTATTTGCGCGAGATCCATCTCGGCGATCCCGTGCAGATCTTGGTCTGGCTGCTGGACGCCGACGACAAGCGGCTGCATACGTTCGAGGAGATGCGGCACGCATCAGAGGGCTGGCTGTCGGCGACCTCCGAGAACATGTCGCTGCACATGGACATGAAGGCGCGGCGCGTCGCGCCGTTTCCGCCTGACATCCAGCAGCGCATTGCTGGCGTCGCCAAGTCCCACAGCGCCTTGACGCGACCCGAGGGCATCGGCCGCAGCGTGGCGATGCCCTCGAAGCGTTAG
- a CDS encoding DUF1328 domain-containing protein gives MLGWVVTFLVIALIAGILGFGGVAGASIEIAKIIFFIAVVLFLVSAVVGLARGRNRI, from the coding sequence ATGCTAGGCTGGGTTGTGACGTTTCTGGTTATCGCACTGATCGCCGGCATCCTGGGCTTCGGCGGCGTCGCCGGCGCTTCGATCGAGATCGCCAAGATCATTTTCTTCATCGCAGTCGTTCTGTTCCTGGTGTCGGCCGTCGTCGGCCTCGCCCGCGGCCGCAACAGGATATAG
- a CDS encoding ATP-dependent helicase — MIRMTEPSKITAVPDHQPAAGGIAARARASVGPKYLAGLNPEQREAVETLDGPVLVLAGAGTGKTRVLTTRIAHILSQGRARPAEILSVTFTNKAAREMKHRLGQMLGHAVEGMPWLGTFHSIGGRILRIHAELAQLKSNFTVLDVDDQVRLLKQLLQAENIDEKRWPARMLAGLIDGWKNRGLSPAQVPSGEAAMFANGKGGKLYASYQERLKILNAADFGDLLLENIRIFREHPDILRQYQQRFKFILVDEYQDTNVAQYLWLRLLSQAPSFTSPRLRGEVASRSDAGEGDSPQTELVETAPHPDPLPASGAREKTKNICCVGDDDQSIYGWRGAEVDNILRFEHDFPGAKVIRLERNYRSTGHILAAASHLIAHNEGRLGKTLRTEDQDGEKVTVTGSWDSEEEARGIGEEIEQLQRQGEKLNEIAILVRASYQMREFEDRFVTLGLPYRVIGGPRFYERAEIRDALAYLRVINSPADDLAFERIVNTPKRGLGDATVQMLHDHARKRRIPLFEAARAVVETDELKPKARGSLRDLIAQFDRWRAQREVTAHTDLAQIVLDESGYTEMWQKDRSADAAGRLENLKELVRSMEEFENLQGFLEHISLVMDREGGAEDDAVSLMTLHSAKGLEFDNVFLPGWEEGLFPSQRTLDEQGRAGLEEERRLGHVGLTRARRRAKIYFATNRRIHGTWSTTIPSRFLDELPAANVEITESKGGSGWGGSGGYGASRFDDMEAFGSSYSTPGWQRAQANRNRGGGRNGGFEEEAATFSSSASSGPDFGSFSSRRRGPLTIEGELVAKSTGTTSEFSLDDRVFHQKFGYGRVTKIDGNKLTIAFDKAGEKKVVDSFVQRA; from the coding sequence ATGATTCGCATGACCGAGCCGAGCAAGATCACAGCCGTACCCGACCACCAGCCCGCAGCCGGCGGCATCGCCGCGCGTGCGCGCGCCTCGGTGGGCCCGAAATACCTCGCCGGGCTCAATCCGGAGCAGCGCGAGGCGGTGGAGACGCTGGACGGCCCGGTCCTGGTGCTGGCCGGCGCCGGCACCGGCAAGACGCGCGTCCTGACCACGCGCATCGCCCATATCCTGAGCCAGGGTCGCGCCCGCCCGGCCGAGATCCTGTCGGTGACCTTCACCAACAAGGCCGCGCGCGAGATGAAGCACCGGCTCGGCCAGATGCTGGGCCACGCCGTGGAGGGCATGCCGTGGCTCGGCACCTTCCACTCCATCGGCGGCCGCATCCTGCGCATCCATGCCGAGCTGGCGCAGCTCAAGTCGAACTTCACCGTGCTCGACGTCGACGACCAGGTCCGGCTGCTCAAGCAGCTGCTCCAGGCCGAGAACATCGACGAGAAACGCTGGCCGGCGCGGATGCTGGCCGGCCTGATCGACGGCTGGAAGAACCGCGGCCTGAGCCCAGCGCAGGTGCCGTCGGGCGAGGCCGCGATGTTCGCCAACGGCAAGGGCGGCAAGCTCTATGCGAGCTATCAGGAGCGGCTGAAGATCCTGAACGCGGCCGATTTCGGCGATCTCCTCTTGGAGAACATCCGCATCTTCCGCGAGCACCCGGATATTCTCAGGCAGTACCAACAGCGCTTCAAGTTCATCCTGGTCGACGAGTACCAGGATACGAACGTCGCGCAATATCTGTGGCTGCGGCTCTTGTCGCAGGCGCCTTCTTTCACCTCTCCCCGCTTGCGGGGAGAGGTCGCATCGCGCAGCGATGCGGGTGAGGGGGACTCTCCGCAGACCGAGCTCGTGGAGACAGCCCCTCACCCCGACCCTCTCCCCGCAAGCGGGGCGAGGGAGAAGACCAAAAACATCTGCTGCGTCGGTGACGACGACCAGTCGATCTATGGCTGGCGCGGCGCCGAGGTCGACAACATCCTGCGCTTCGAGCACGATTTCCCGGGCGCCAAGGTCATTCGCCTCGAGCGCAACTACCGCTCGACGGGTCACATCCTCGCCGCCGCCTCGCATCTGATCGCGCACAATGAAGGCCGGCTCGGCAAGACGCTGCGCACCGAGGACCAGGACGGCGAGAAGGTCACCGTCACGGGCTCGTGGGATTCGGAAGAGGAAGCCCGCGGCATCGGCGAGGAGATCGAGCAGCTGCAGCGCCAGGGCGAGAAGCTCAACGAGATCGCCATTCTGGTGCGCGCCTCCTACCAGATGCGCGAGTTCGAAGACCGTTTCGTCACGCTCGGCCTGCCCTACCGCGTCATCGGCGGCCCGCGCTTCTACGAGCGCGCCGAGATCCGCGACGCGCTGGCCTATTTGCGCGTCATCAATTCGCCGGCCGACGATCTCGCCTTCGAGCGTATCGTCAATACGCCCAAGCGCGGGCTTGGCGACGCCACCGTGCAGATGCTGCACGACCACGCCCGCAAGCGCCGCATTCCACTGTTCGAGGCGGCGCGCGCCGTGGTCGAGACCGACGAGCTGAAGCCGAAGGCGCGCGGCTCGCTTCGCGATCTCATCGCGCAGTTCGACCGCTGGCGTGCCCAGCGCGAGGTCACCGCGCACACCGATCTCGCCCAGATCGTGCTCGACGAGAGCGGCTATACCGAGATGTGGCAGAAGGACCGCTCGGCGGATGCCGCGGGCCGGCTGGAGAACCTGAAAGAGCTCGTGCGCTCGATGGAGGAGTTCGAGAACCTGCAAGGGTTCCTGGAGCACATCTCGCTGGTGATGGACCGCGAGGGTGGCGCCGAGGACGACGCGGTGTCGCTGATGACGCTGCATTCGGCCAAGGGCCTCGAATTCGACAACGTCTTCCTGCCGGGCTGGGAGGAAGGCCTGTTCCCGAGCCAGCGCACCCTGGACGAACAGGGCCGCGCCGGGTTGGAAGAAGAGCGCCGGCTCGGCCATGTCGGCCTGACCCGCGCCCGCCGCCGCGCAAAGATCTATTTCGCGACCAATCGCCGGATCCATGGCACTTGGTCGACCACGATCCCGTCGCGCTTTCTCGACGAGTTACCGGCGGCCAATGTCGAGATCACGGAATCCAAGGGCGGCTCTGGATGGGGCGGCAGCGGCGGCTACGGCGCCTCGCGCTTCGACGACATGGAGGCGTTCGGCTCCAGCTATTCGACCCCGGGCTGGCAGCGCGCGCAGGCGAACCGGAATCGCGGCGGCGGCCGCAACGGCGGCTTCGAGGAAGAGGCCGCAACGTTCTCGTCCTCCGCGTCATCGGGCCCCGATTTCGGCAGCTTCTCCTCGCGCCGCCGCGGACCCCTGACCATCGAGGGCGAGCTGGTCGCCAAATCCACCGGCACGACGTCCGAATTCTCGCTGGACGACCGGGTCTTCCACCAGAAGTTCGGCTATGGCCGCGTCACCAAGATCGACGGCAACAAGCTCACCATCGCCTTCGACAAGGCCGGCGAGAAGAAGGTCGTGGACAGCTTCGTGCAGCGGGCGTGA
- a CDS encoding type II toxin-antitoxin system HicB family antitoxin, producing MAHYIAIIEDADPDEAVGVWFPDLPGCISGGDDVDEAIENAPEALALYAQELIADGRQLPPPRTLDELKADPEFADDLRNHTAVLIDWPPLAEAD from the coding sequence ATGGCTCACTACATCGCCATCATTGAAGACGCCGACCCGGATGAGGCAGTCGGCGTCTGGTTTCCGGACCTGCCCGGCTGCATCTCCGGCGGCGACGATGTCGACGAAGCCATCGAGAATGCACCCGAAGCGCTGGCGCTCTATGCGCAGGAGCTGATCGCGGACGGTCGCCAGCTGCCGCCGCCCCGGACGCTGGACGAACTCAAGGCCGATCCGGAGTTTGCCGATGACCTCAGGAACCACACGGCCGTCCTGATCGACTGGCCGCCCCTCGCCGAGGCCGACTGA
- a CDS encoding OmpA family protein has protein sequence MRATGLAIARTGIALGFVLLAGTAGAQTGAPTRDDIVGKLNHFEEAAEVDLPALKQQVMERAKTRIKNDPGPVNRPLIAPELAKLPAFNAQIQFDADTPIIQPASYQTVGRIADALVHSSLLPYTFLIVGHVESNSKTREANAILSQRRADAIRDVLVNTFKISTKRLHPIGLGEEQFLDRAKPTSAVNGQLQILTYAKLPEEAPRPAAAPAPAAKKPAKKR, from the coding sequence ATGCGCGCGACGGGGCTCGCCATCGCACGAACAGGCATCGCGCTGGGCTTCGTCCTGCTCGCGGGCACCGCCGGCGCGCAGACGGGGGCGCCGACCCGCGACGACATCGTTGGCAAGCTGAACCATTTCGAAGAGGCCGCCGAGGTCGATCTGCCCGCGCTGAAGCAGCAGGTGATGGAGCGCGCCAAGACCAGGATCAAGAACGATCCGGGTCCGGTGAACCGGCCGCTGATCGCGCCGGAGCTTGCCAAGCTGCCGGCCTTCAATGCGCAGATCCAGTTCGACGCCGATACGCCGATCATCCAGCCGGCGTCCTACCAGACCGTCGGCCGCATTGCGGACGCGCTGGTTCATTCTTCGCTGCTGCCCTACACCTTCCTGATCGTCGGCCATGTCGAATCCAATTCGAAGACGCGCGAGGCCAATGCGATCCTAAGCCAGCGCCGGGCCGATGCGATCCGCGACGTGCTGGTCAACACCTTCAAGATCTCGACCAAGCGGCTGCATCCGATCGGCCTCGGCGAGGAGCAGTTTCTCGACCGGGCCAAGCCGACCTCGGCCGTCAACGGCCAGTTGCAGATCCTGACCTATGCCAAGCTGCCGGAGGAGGCGCCGCGTCCGGCTGCGGCCCCTGCGCCTGCGGCGAAAAAGCCCGCCAAGAAACGCTGA
- a CDS encoding DUF962 domain-containing protein — MGGFFQRQLAVYVEYHRDPRNTAMHVVGILLLFTGAVLPLTLVKLPLFGFSVSLAVILALPVLIYWLLLDAALGLGILAVSVVLFSVATSIAAQVSTATMWAIFATLVVLGLAAQTIGHKVFEGREASLFTFPSHLLLGPMFVMAKLFIALGFRRDLAAILAPLPANSLSTR; from the coding sequence ATGGGTGGCTTTTTCCAGCGCCAACTTGCCGTGTATGTCGAGTACCATCGTGATCCCCGCAACACGGCGATGCATGTGGTCGGCATCCTGCTGCTGTTCACCGGCGCCGTGCTGCCGCTAACGCTGGTCAAGCTTCCGCTGTTCGGCTTCAGCGTCAGCCTGGCGGTGATCCTGGCGCTGCCGGTCTTGATTTATTGGCTGCTGCTCGACGCGGCGCTCGGGCTCGGCATTCTCGCCGTCTCCGTCGTGCTGTTTTCGGTTGCGACGAGCATTGCCGCGCAAGTCAGCACCGCGACAATGTGGGCGATTTTCGCCACGCTGGTGGTGCTCGGCCTCGCCGCACAGACCATCGGCCACAAGGTTTTTGAGGGGCGCGAGGCCTCGCTGTTCACGTTCCCCTCGCATCTTTTGCTTGGACCGATGTTCGTCATGGCAAAATTATTCATTGCATTGGGCTTCCGTCGCGACCTTGCCGCGATTCTGGCGCCTCTTCCGGCCAATTCCCTTTCAACCCGATAA
- a CDS encoding NAD-dependent epimerase/dehydratase family protein has protein sequence MALVLVTGGSGFIGHHLVEALRARGQRVRVLDVRVPTAANADVEHVHGSVLDCAAVDAAIAGVDQVYHLAGLPGMWVANKQDFHEVNCRGTEIVLASAMKHGVSRFLHCSTESILFPYSDLKGVPAEEALQPAEAMPGAYTRSKSLAEHHAAKAAAAGFPLVIGTPTMPIGAADHNLTPPTAMLWYFLQKKVQPHLNFLVNLVDVRDVAMGLVLTMERGRLGQRYILGGDCVPLGDILRMMSAMSGRRQFPIVVPGKIAELSAIMLEYIADHITRRPPNGTAEGVRIALAASDLSIGKARNELGYSPRPIEPVLRETITHLLARNGQQPSGALKHHALSSRAS, from the coding sequence ATGGCTCTCGTCCTGGTTACCGGTGGCAGTGGCTTCATCGGACATCACCTCGTAGAAGCGCTCCGCGCCCGTGGGCAGCGGGTCCGCGTTCTCGATGTCCGTGTGCCGACCGCGGCGAACGCGGACGTCGAGCACGTCCACGGCTCGGTGCTGGACTGCGCCGCGGTCGATGCGGCCATCGCCGGCGTCGATCAGGTCTATCACCTCGCCGGCCTGCCCGGCATGTGGGTCGCCAACAAGCAGGACTTTCACGAGGTCAATTGCCGCGGCACCGAAATCGTGCTCGCTTCCGCGATGAAGCACGGCGTCTCGCGCTTCCTGCACTGCTCGACCGAATCGATCCTGTTCCCCTATTCCGACCTCAAGGGCGTTCCCGCCGAAGAGGCGCTGCAGCCGGCCGAGGCGATGCCCGGCGCCTACACGCGCTCGAAATCGCTCGCCGAGCATCATGCCGCCAAGGCGGCGGCCGCGGGCTTTCCGCTGGTGATCGGCACGCCGACCATGCCGATCGGCGCCGCCGACCATAATCTGACACCGCCGACCGCGATGCTCTGGTACTTCCTGCAGAAGAAGGTGCAGCCGCATCTCAACTTCCTGGTCAACCTGGTCGACGTTCGCGACGTCGCCATGGGCCTCGTGCTGACCATGGAACGCGGCCGCCTCGGGCAGCGCTACATCCTCGGCGGCGACTGCGTCCCGCTCGGCGACATTCTGCGCATGATGTCGGCGATGAGCGGCCGCCGGCAGTTTCCGATCGTCGTACCCGGCAAGATCGCCGAGCTCTCCGCGATCATGCTCGAATACATCGCCGACCACATCACGCGCCGGCCGCCCAACGGCACCGCCGAGGGCGTACGGATCGCGCTCGCCGCGAGCGACCTCTCGATCGGCAAGGCCCGTAACGAGCTCGGCTATTCGCCGCGTCCGATCGAGCCGGTCTTGCGCGAAACCATCACCCACCTGCTCGCCCGCAACGGCCAGCAGCCCTCCGGCGCCCTCAAGCATCACGCGCTCTCCTCGCGCGCGAGCTGA
- a CDS encoding isoprenylcysteine carboxylmethyltransferase family protein, whose translation MSFDFSKLLSVAWGGWTTTWPTELLALLWLAFLASWVGASFWQGQTKKQVMTLESQRYRLPILVGGILYTPWVAEILGWKPLWVLGNTGIAIAAILSAAGIAFAWWGRLHLGKFWSNTITQKEDHRVIDTGPYGLVRHPIYTGLIFGMLVTGVAIGLVTTILGAILISLGMWQKGRMEEVFLSKELGEDAYGAYCRRVPMIIPFTSPR comes from the coding sequence ATGTCTTTCGATTTCAGCAAGCTTCTCTCTGTCGCCTGGGGTGGCTGGACCACGACTTGGCCGACCGAACTCCTGGCTCTGCTCTGGCTCGCTTTTCTGGCCAGTTGGGTCGGTGCCTCGTTCTGGCAGGGGCAGACCAAGAAGCAGGTCATGACGCTGGAGTCGCAGCGCTACCGCCTGCCGATCCTGGTCGGCGGCATCCTGTACACGCCATGGGTCGCTGAGATTCTGGGCTGGAAGCCGCTCTGGGTGCTCGGCAACACCGGCATCGCGATCGCCGCGATCCTCTCGGCCGCCGGCATTGCCTTCGCATGGTGGGGCCGGCTGCATCTTGGAAAGTTCTGGTCCAACACCATCACCCAGAAGGAAGACCATCGCGTCATCGACACCGGCCCCTACGGCTTGGTGCGCCACCCCATCTACACCGGGCTGATCTTCGGGATGCTGGTGACCGGCGTCGCGATCGGCTTGGTGACGACGATCCTCGGCGCGATCCTGATCTCGCTCGGCATGTGGCAGAAGGGCCGGATGGAAGAGGTGTTCCTCTCGAAGGAGCTCGGCGAGGACGCCTATGGCGCCTATTGCCGCCGCGTTCCGATGATCATTCCGTTCACGTCGCCGCGGTAA
- a CDS encoding sorbosone dehydrogenase family protein, translated as MTFSSIFAQFVAFIGGIALQWRKMTGTEPAPAWGEKPAIPEAKPQGAIPTLKMPTARGWREGQKPIAASGLKVNAFATGLDHPRWIEVLPNGDVLIAEATQIAGAPRSVFHYAMQATMRRAAALGVSANRITLLRDGDGDGVAEVRGAFMENLNQPFGMALVGDTFYVGNTDGVMAFPYVADADRIIAPGKRLTTFKPAGHWTRSLLASPDGKKLYAGVGSLSNIAEMGMEVEEGRAAVYELDLAAGTHRIFGSGLRNPVGLAWEPNTGVLWTVVNERDGLGDETPPDYLTSVRDGGFYGWPYCYWGKTVDDRVPQDPAMVARAIQPDYALGGHTASLGLCWMPAGTLPGFGDGMVIGQHGSWNRSKLSGYKLVFIPFANGKPSGPGRDILSGFLSPDEKESYGRPVGVAIGPNKKSLLMADDVGNVIWRVTGA; from the coding sequence ATGACTTTTTCCAGCATCTTCGCGCAGTTCGTCGCGTTCATCGGCGGCATCGCGCTGCAATGGCGCAAGATGACGGGCACCGAGCCCGCACCGGCCTGGGGCGAGAAGCCCGCCATTCCCGAAGCAAAACCGCAAGGCGCGATCCCGACCTTGAAGATGCCGACCGCACGCGGCTGGCGCGAGGGCCAGAAGCCGATCGCGGCATCCGGGCTCAAGGTCAACGCGTTCGCGACCGGTCTCGATCATCCGCGCTGGATCGAGGTGCTGCCCAATGGCGACGTGCTGATCGCGGAGGCAACGCAGATCGCAGGCGCCCCGCGCAGCGTGTTCCACTATGCGATGCAGGCGACGATGCGGCGCGCCGCGGCGCTCGGCGTCTCCGCCAATCGCATCACGCTGCTGCGGGACGGGGACGGCGACGGCGTTGCGGAGGTTCGCGGCGCGTTCATGGAGAACCTCAACCAGCCGTTCGGCATGGCGCTGGTCGGCGACACTTTCTACGTCGGCAACACCGACGGCGTGATGGCCTTTCCTTACGTTGCCGATGCCGATCGCATCATTGCGCCGGGCAAGCGGCTCACGACGTTCAAGCCCGCCGGCCACTGGACGCGCAGCCTTCTCGCCAGTCCCGATGGCAAGAAGCTCTATGCCGGCGTCGGGTCGCTCAGCAACATCGCGGAGATGGGCATGGAGGTCGAGGAAGGCCGCGCCGCGGTCTATGAGCTCGATCTCGCCGCCGGCACGCATCGCATTTTCGGCTCCGGCCTGCGCAATCCGGTCGGCCTTGCCTGGGAGCCGAATACGGGCGTGCTGTGGACCGTCGTCAACGAGCGCGACGGCCTCGGCGACGAGACGCCGCCGGACTATCTCACCTCGGTGCGCGACGGCGGCTTCTACGGCTGGCCCTATTGCTACTGGGGCAAGACGGTGGACGACCGTGTGCCGCAGGATCCGGCGATGGTCGCCAGGGCGATTCAACCGGATTATGCGCTCGGCGGCCACACCGCGTCGCTCGGTCTGTGCTGGATGCCCGCAGGCACCCTGCCCGGCTTCGGCGACGGCATGGTGATCGGCCAGCACGGCTCGTGGAATCGCAGCAAGCTATCCGGCTACAAGCTGGTATTCATCCCGTTCGCGAACGGCAAGCCCTCCGGCCCCGGTCGCGACATCCTGTCGGGCTTCCTGTCCCCGGACGAGAAGGAATCCTACGGCCGCCCGGTCGGCGTCGCGATCGGTCCCAACAAGAAGTCGCTGCTGATGGCCGACGACGTCGGCAACGTGATCTGGCGCGTGACGGGAGCGTAA